The Brassica napus cultivar Da-Ae chromosome C7, Da-Ae, whole genome shotgun sequence genome has a segment encoding these proteins:
- the LOC106445455 gene encoding cathepsin B-like protease 2, whose product MAEHHHRIRVYLASAILLLAVINTGIAAENLSEQKLTSRILQNEIVKEVNENPNAGWTAAFNDRFANSTVAEFKRLLGVKPTPKNEFLGVPVVSHDISLKLPKEFDARTAWSQCSSIGRILDQGHCGSCWAFGAVESLSDRFCIKYNMNISLSVNDLLACCGFLCGQGCNGGYPISAWRYFKHHGVVTEECDPYFDNTGCSHPGCEPAYPTPKCVRKCVSGNQLWRESKHYGVSAYKVRHDPQDIMAEVYKNGPVEVAFTVYEDFAHYKSGVYKHITGANIGGHAVKLIGWGTSDDGEDYWLLANQWNRSWGDDGYFKIKRGTNECGIEHGVVAGLPSDRNVFNGINTSDDVLVSSF is encoded by the exons ATGGCTGAACATCATCATCGCATCAGAGTCTACTTAGCCTCTGCTATCTTACTTTTAGCGGTTATTAATACG ggAATTGCAGCAGAAAATCTTTCCGAGCAGAAGCTAACTTCACGAATTcttcag AATGAGATTGTGAAGGAAGTCAATGAGAATCCAAACGCTGGATGGACAGCTGCTTTCAATGATCGCTTTGCTAACTCCACC GTTGCAGAGTTTAAGCGCCTCCTCGGTGTTAAACCAACACCTAAGAACGAATTCTTAGGCGTACCTGTTGTAAGCCATGAcatctctctcaagcttcctaaAGAATTTGACGCTAGAACTGCTTGGTCTCAGTGCTCCAGCATTGGAAGGATCCTAG ATCAG gGTCACTGCGGTTCTTGCTGGGCATTTGGGGCTGTAGAGTCACTGTCTGACAGGTTCTGCATCAAATATAACATG AATATATCTTTATCAGTCAATGATCTCTTAGCATGTTGTGGATTCCTTTGCGGTCAAGGCTGTAATGGTGGCTACCCTATTTCCGCGTGGCGATACTTTAAGCACCACGGTGTAGTCACCGAAGAG TGTGATCCATACTTTGACAATACTGGATGCTCTCACCCGGGATGTGAACCCGCTTACCCTACACCAAAATGTGTGAGGAAATGTGTTAGTGGAAACCAGCTTTGGCGTGAATCAAAACACTATGGTGTTAGCGCCTACAAAGTCAGACATGACCCTCAAGACATCATGGCTGAAGTTTACAAAAACGGACCTGTTGAGGTTGCCTTTACCGTTTATGAG GACTTTGCGCATTACAAATCTGGAGTGTACAAGCACATAACAGGTGCAAACATTGGAGGTCATGCTGTCAAGCTTATTGGCTggggaacttctgatgatggcGAAGATTATTGG TTGCTTGCAAATCAATGGAACCGAAGCTGGGGTGAT GATGGTTACTTCAAGATCAAGAGAGGAACGAACGAATGTGGAATCGAACACGGTGTTGTAGCCGGTTTGCCTTCAGACAGGAACGTCTTTAATGGTATTAATACATCAGATGATGTTCTAGTTTcctcattttaa
- the LOC111213320 gene encoding ankyrin repeat domain-containing protein 13C yields the protein MEGIDVSKYTHSPVHRAVASRDHAALRSILSSLPKPRDPSEIQSESDSLSEEATSDAISAVIDRRDVPRRDTPLHLAVKLCDATSAEMLMVAGADWTLQNEDGWNALQEAVCSRQESIAMIIVRHYQPLAWAKWCRRLPRLVATMRKMKDFYLEMSFHFESSVVPFVSKVAPSDTYKVWKVGSNLRADMTMAGFDGFKIQRSDQSILFLGDGSEDGKVPRGSLYMVNHKDKEVMNALDGASSVASDEDVKKEVAAMCRSNIFRPGIDVTQAVLNPQTNWRRQEKSEMVGPWKAKVYEMNNVVVSIKSRKVPGSSSDKENGGGDDELCDVLTDEEQKQLEAALKLDLPEFPNVDSENGFVETPCVDSSPSHKKQEKKGWLGGWRKKEATMIKQEKEIKYAPPRSSLCVNEKVSNLLGDTNQIKPGRHSVDNDHIRKPRVSSKSHQESEYKKGLRPVLWLSTNFPLQTEELLPLLDILANKVKAIRRLRELLTTKLPAGTFPVKVAIPVVPTIKVLVTFTKFEEVDPADEFKTPPSSPTATSGYESPADFTNASSSSWFRRARSNKDGSSKKSQTMQDPFAIPAGYTWVSAESKKKKPDTQKVKKGKKTEQVS from the exons ATGGAGGGCATTGATGTTTCCAAGTACACACACAGCCCCGTGCACAGAGCCGTTGCTTCAAGAGACCACGCGGCTCTCAGATCAATCCTCTCTTCCCTCCCAAAGCCACGAGACCCTTCCGAGATCCAATCAGAATCAGACTCCTTATCCGAGGAAGCTACATCCGACGCCATCTCCGCCGTTATCGACCGAAGAGACGTGCCACGCCGCGACACGCCGCTGCATTTAGCGGTGAAGCTCTGCGATGCAACATCAGCCGAGATGCTGATGGTGGCCGGAGCTGACTGGACTCTGCAGAACGAAGATGGCTGGAACGCGTTGCAAGAAGCTGTCTGCAGCAGACAAGAGTCTATCGCCATGATCATCGTGCGTCATTATCAGCCTCTAGCGTGGGCTAAATGGTGCAGGAGGCTGCCTCGTTTGGTAGCGACGATGAGGAAGATGAAAGACTTTTACTTGGAGATGAGTTTTCACTTTGAGAGCTCTGTTGTGCCTTTTGTCTCAAAGGTCGCTCCTTCTGATACTTATAAGGTGTGGAAAGTGGGATCTAATCTGAGAGCGGATATGACTATGGCTGGCTTTGACGGTTTCAAGATCCAGAGGTCTGATCAGAGTATACTGTTTCTTGGCGATGGGTCTGAAGATGGGAAAGTTCCTCGTGGTTCGCTTTACATGGTGAATCATAAGGATAAAGAAGTGATGAATGCGTTGGACGGTGCGTCTAGCGTTGCCTCGGATGAAGATGTGAAGAAAGAAGTGGCTGCGATGTGTAGGAGCAATATCTTTAGACCAGGGATCGATGTGACGCAAGCCGTTTTAAACCCGCAGACGAATTGGAGGAGGCAGGAGAAGAGTGAGATGGTTGGTCCTTGGAAAGCTAAGGTCTATGAGATGAACAATGTGGTTGTTAGTATCAAGTCTAGAAAAGTTCCTGGTTCATCGAGTGATAAAGAGAAcggtggtggtgatgatgagCTCTGCGATGTGCTAACGGATGAAGAGCAGAAGCAACTAGAGGCTGCTCTTAAGCTGGACTTACCAGAGTTCCCAAATGTGGATAGTGAGAATGGTTTTGTAGAGACTCCTTGTGTGGATTCTAGTCCGTCTCACAAGAAACAGGAGAAGAAAGGGTGGTTAGGTGGTTGGAGAAAGAAAGAGGCGACAATGATTAAGCAGGAGAAGGAGATTAAGTACGCGCCTCCGAGAAGCTCTCTTTGTGTGAATGAGAAGGTAAGCAATCTTCTAGGAGACACTAATCAGATAAAACCAGGAAGACATTCGGTAGATAATGATCATATCAGGAAGCCAAGAGTGTCTAGTAAGAGTCACCAAGAGAGCGAATACAAGAAAGGTTTACGTCCTGTTCTTTGGCTATCTACAAACTTTCCGTTACAGACAGAAGAGCTGCTTCCTTTGCTTGACATACTCGCAAACAAAGTCAAGGCTATTCGGCGTCTCAGGGAGCTTCTTACCACAAAGCTTCCCGCAGGAACGTTTCCAGTAAAG GTTGCTATTCCAGTGGTACCAACGATAAAAGTGCTTGTTACGTTCACAAAGTTTGAAGAAGTTGATCCTGCAGATGAGTTTAAGACGCCTCCCTCAAGTCCTACTGCTACTTCTGGCTATGAGAGTCCAGCTGACTTCACCAACGCATCATCGTCTTCTTGGTTTCGTCGAGCTAGGTCAAACAAAGATGGTTCTAGCAAAAAGTCTCAAACTATGCAAGACCCATTTGCTATCCCGGCAGGCTATACGTGGGTCAGTGCTgaatcaaagaaaaagaaaccagATACACAGAAAGTCAAAAAGGGTAAAAAGACAGAGCAAGTCAGCTAA
- the LOC111210825 gene encoding uncharacterized protein LOC111210825 — MVIPPNSRGITIGDLGSIVVLIILGLNFRFMCFPEAFYVYRNMIDTNTFINLISLIGLLECFLHDWDFKLPGGSSVKDEEDSLKRTVKETMEKAFWDSVMESMKLEEPDYSCISNLMREVRDELCQMVPDSWKVEITETIDLDLLSQLLNSGTLDIDYLGKMLEFALATLRKLSAPANDRENESTHHSLLEELHWLCQAKDESGSLHAVAIVKGIRFILEKIHDLKREIGIGRIL; from the exons ATGGTGATCCCACCAAACTCGAGAGGTATCACGATCGGAGACCTTGGTTCTATCGTGGTATTAATAATTCTGGGCTTGAATTTTAGGTTTATGTGCTTTCCGGAGGCGTTTTATGTTTACCGCAACATGATCGACACTAATACTTTCATCAACTTGATTTCTCTGATTGGGCTGCTTGAATGTTTCCTGCACGATTGGGATTTCAAGTTACCGGGTGGATCCAGTGTCAAGGATGAAGAGGACAGTCTaaag AGGACGGTAAAGGAGACTATGGAGAAAGCTTTCTGGGATAGTGTGATGGAATCAATGAAACTAGAGGAGCCTGACTATAGCTGCATCTCTAACCTTATGAGAGAAGTGAGGGACGAGCTTTGCCAGATGGTGCCTGATAGCTGGAAAGTGGAAATAACTGAAACTATTGATCTTGACCTTCTCTCACAG TTGCTTAACTCTGGCACCTTGGATATTGATTACCTTGGAAAGATGCTTGAGTTTGCATTAGCTACTCTTCGGAAACTCTCGGCTCCAGCCAATGACCGTGAGAATGAAAGCACCCACCATAGTTTACTGGAGGAACTTCACTGGTTGTGTCAAGCTAAAGATGAGTCTGGTAGCCTCCATGCTGTTGCAATTGTCAAGGGGATCCGCTTCATTCTTGAGAAGATTCAC GACCTTAAGCGAGAGATAGGCATTGGGCGCATTTTATAG